A region of Myxococcus stipitatus DSM 14675 DNA encodes the following proteins:
- a CDS encoding HAD family hydrolase, with translation MVENVIFDVDGTLVDSVDEHAEAWRRAFLHFGRDIPFAHVRSQIGKGADQLIPIFFNDEELERFGKELEEYRSTLFLREFLPKVRPLPRVRELFQRLRQKGRRVVLASSAQDEELKHYVRLCNIEGLFEARTSKEDVAASKPQPDIFEAALARLGKPETTVTVVVGDSPHDALAASKLGLSTVGVLSGGFSAEDLRAAGCRALVKDPAELLRLEEESSADWPWNGPGAVAVSKDDEPR, from the coding sequence ATGGTGGAGAACGTCATCTTCGACGTGGACGGCACGCTGGTGGACTCGGTGGACGAGCACGCCGAGGCCTGGCGGCGCGCGTTCCTGCACTTCGGCCGGGACATCCCCTTCGCGCATGTGCGCAGCCAGATAGGCAAGGGCGCCGACCAGCTCATCCCCATCTTCTTCAACGACGAGGAGCTGGAGCGCTTCGGCAAGGAGCTGGAGGAGTACCGCTCCACCCTCTTCCTGCGGGAGTTCCTCCCCAAGGTGCGCCCGCTTCCTCGTGTGAGGGAGCTGTTCCAGCGGCTGCGCCAGAAGGGCCGGCGCGTGGTCCTGGCCTCCAGCGCGCAGGATGAGGAGCTCAAGCACTACGTGCGCCTGTGCAACATCGAGGGCCTGTTCGAGGCGCGGACCTCCAAGGAGGACGTGGCGGCGAGCAAGCCTCAGCCGGACATCTTCGAGGCGGCGCTCGCTCGGCTGGGGAAGCCCGAGACGACGGTGACGGTGGTGGTGGGCGACTCGCCGCACGACGCGTTGGCCGCCAGCAAGCTGGGGTTGTCCACGGTGGGAGTGCTGTCGGGAGGCTTCTCCGCCGAGGACCTGCGCGCGGCCGGATGCCGTGCCCTGGTGAAGGACCCCGCGGAGCTGTTGCGGTTGGAGGAGGAGTCCTCCGCGGACTGGCCGTGGAATGGGCCGGGCGCGGTCGCCGTGAGCAAGGACGACGAGCCCCGCTGA
- a CDS encoding lipid kinase, whose product MLTLSVTPQGGGPLEPALIELPRERAVAPGTAALVVNTHSRLGREAFSLARNALAARGVTLTESHALSRSRRLRHVLEQLLERGTRRILIGGGDGTLSGAVAHLLGRDVTLGVLPLGTGNDFARTLGIPPDLEAACDVIARGHTARVDVGLANGRPFLNAASLGLTAGIARRLTKGLKQRLGKLAYPMAAAAEARELRPFRVRVKADSQELELDVLQLVVGNGLYHGAGNMVDPDARLDDRRLHVYAVAAPSSSSGREGTGLGQLQDLATLARVALSTRTGDHVENPSVTSLHASRLYVEATPAREVNADGELIGRTPMHFEVAPAALRVYAPAPT is encoded by the coding sequence ATGCTCACCCTCTCTGTCACGCCACAAGGAGGAGGCCCCCTGGAACCCGCGCTCATCGAGCTCCCCCGAGAACGCGCCGTGGCCCCTGGGACCGCGGCGCTCGTGGTCAATACGCATTCCCGCCTGGGCCGGGAAGCCTTCAGCCTCGCGAGAAACGCCCTCGCCGCCCGAGGTGTCACCCTCACGGAGAGCCACGCGCTGTCACGAAGCCGACGGCTGCGTCACGTGCTGGAACAACTCCTCGAGCGAGGCACCCGCCGCATCCTCATCGGCGGCGGTGACGGAACCCTCAGCGGCGCCGTGGCCCACCTCCTGGGCCGGGACGTGACGCTCGGCGTGCTCCCGCTCGGCACCGGCAATGACTTCGCGCGCACACTCGGCATCCCTCCCGACCTGGAGGCCGCGTGCGACGTCATCGCCCGCGGGCACACCGCGCGCGTGGACGTGGGACTCGCCAACGGACGCCCCTTCCTCAACGCCGCCAGCCTGGGCCTCACCGCGGGAATCGCCCGACGCCTCACGAAGGGACTCAAGCAACGCCTGGGCAAGCTCGCCTATCCCATGGCCGCCGCCGCCGAGGCCCGCGAGCTGCGCCCCTTCCGCGTCCGCGTGAAAGCCGACTCGCAGGAGCTCGAGCTGGACGTGCTCCAGCTCGTAGTGGGCAACGGCCTGTACCACGGCGCCGGCAACATGGTGGACCCCGACGCCCGGCTCGACGACCGCCGGCTGCACGTCTACGCCGTCGCCGCCCCCTCCTCGAGCTCCGGCCGCGAGGGCACCGGCCTGGGCCAGCTCCAGGACCTGGCCACACTCGCACGCGTCGCCCTGTCGACGCGCACCGGCGACCACGTGGAGAACCCCTCCGTCACCTCGCTGCACGCCTCACGGCTCTACGTGGAGGCCACACCCGCGCGAGAGGTCAACGCGGACGGAGAGCTCATCGGCCGCACGCCCATGCACTTCGAGGTCGCCCCCGCGGCGCTGCGCGTCTACGCGCCCGCGCCCACGTGA
- the hrcA gene encoding heat-inducible transcriptional repressor HrcA, translating into MSEELGEREKEVLRAVVQEYISTGGPVGSQQLARRPGFDVSSATMRNVLADLEELGFLEKPHTSAGRVPTDAGYRFYVDTLVKLKEPPPRDRELIHAGLFHDTNLEEVLGEASRILHSLTRHAGVVVTPRPDSAVFRRIEFVRLREDRVLAILVGQSGQVHNKAITVDFPITSDELMRASNYLSELLCEVPLEEARERIRAEMDQEQALYNALTAKALKLGAAATDLPTTERVLIQGTGSFLEQPEFADVERMRALFKALDEKHRLLTLLDRVQRANEMQIFIGAESNFCAGGEVSVIASPYGNQEQVLGTVGVIGPTRMDYRRVIPLVNFTAQVLSRVLEKV; encoded by the coding sequence ATGTCCGAAGAGCTGGGTGAACGCGAGAAGGAAGTCCTGCGGGCGGTGGTGCAGGAGTACATCTCCACCGGGGGCCCGGTGGGGAGCCAGCAGCTCGCTCGCCGCCCTGGCTTCGACGTCTCCTCGGCCACCATGCGCAACGTGCTGGCGGACCTGGAGGAGCTGGGCTTCCTGGAGAAGCCGCACACCTCCGCGGGCCGGGTTCCCACCGACGCGGGTTACCGCTTCTACGTGGACACCCTCGTGAAGCTGAAGGAGCCGCCGCCGCGAGACCGCGAGCTCATCCACGCGGGCCTCTTCCACGACACGAACCTGGAGGAGGTGCTGGGCGAGGCCAGCCGCATCCTCCACTCGCTGACGCGGCATGCGGGCGTGGTGGTGACGCCTCGGCCGGACTCGGCGGTGTTCCGTCGCATCGAGTTCGTCCGCCTGCGCGAGGACCGGGTGCTGGCCATCCTGGTGGGGCAGAGCGGCCAGGTGCACAACAAGGCCATCACGGTGGACTTCCCCATCACCTCCGACGAGCTGATGCGGGCGAGCAACTACCTGTCGGAGCTGCTCTGCGAAGTCCCGCTGGAGGAGGCGCGCGAGCGCATCCGCGCGGAGATGGACCAGGAGCAGGCGCTCTACAACGCGCTGACGGCGAAGGCGCTCAAGCTGGGCGCGGCGGCCACGGACCTGCCCACCACGGAGCGGGTGCTCATCCAGGGCACGGGCTCGTTCCTGGAGCAGCCGGAGTTCGCGGACGTGGAGCGCATGCGCGCGCTCTTCAAGGCGCTGGACGAGAAGCACCGCCTGCTGACGCTGCTGGACCGGGTGCAGCGCGCGAACGAGATGCAGATCTTCATCGGCGCGGAGAGCAACTTCTGCGCGGGCGGTGAGGTCTCCGTCATCGCCAGCCCCTACGGCAATCAGGAGCAGGTGCTGGGCACGGTGGGCGTCATCGGCCCCACGCGCATGGACTACCGCCGCGTGATTCCGTTGGTGAACTTCACCGCGCAGGTGCTCTCGCGCGTGCTGGAGAAGGTGTAG
- the yedA gene encoding drug/metabolite exporter YedA, producing the protein MSASTISSTPPAVVPPDSDALQASAQRGRILLCLVTLYLVWGSTYLGIRFVLQGGMPPFLTAGARFLTAGALLFGALWLKGAPVPTAKQWGACAVVGAMLLGVGNGGVVYGQQTVSSGVAALVVGSLPMWSALFGGLFGQWPGKLERWGLALGFGGIILLNLGTELGGRVLPMVMLIVAPMSWALGSVLGRRMSLPKGLMAPAAQMLCGGVLMLAFGLLRGEHFTAMPEPRALGAFAYLVTFGSLLGYSAYAYLMRHASPSLATSYAYVNPVVAVLLGVVFAGETMSPMAWVAMAAILSAVVLLTRKR; encoded by the coding sequence GTGTCCGCCTCGACCATCTCCTCGACCCCTCCCGCCGTCGTCCCACCTGACAGTGACGCACTCCAGGCGAGCGCCCAGCGCGGCCGAATCCTCCTGTGCCTGGTGACCCTGTACCTCGTGTGGGGCTCCACCTACCTGGGCATCCGCTTCGTACTCCAGGGAGGAATGCCGCCGTTCCTCACCGCGGGCGCGCGCTTCCTGACGGCGGGCGCGCTGTTGTTCGGCGCGCTGTGGCTCAAGGGCGCACCGGTGCCCACCGCGAAGCAGTGGGGTGCGTGCGCGGTGGTGGGGGCGATGTTGCTGGGCGTGGGCAATGGCGGGGTGGTGTACGGGCAGCAGACGGTGTCCTCGGGCGTGGCGGCGCTGGTGGTGGGCAGCCTGCCCATGTGGTCCGCGTTGTTTGGCGGACTGTTCGGCCAGTGGCCCGGGAAGCTGGAGCGCTGGGGGCTGGCGCTGGGCTTCGGCGGCATCATCCTGCTCAACCTCGGCACCGAGCTGGGGGGCCGGGTGCTCCCCATGGTGATGTTGATCGTCGCGCCGATGAGCTGGGCGCTGGGCTCCGTGCTGGGCCGTCGCATGTCTCTGCCCAAGGGGCTGATGGCGCCCGCCGCGCAGATGCTGTGCGGTGGGGTGCTGATGCTGGCCTTCGGCCTGCTGCGCGGCGAGCACTTCACCGCCATGCCGGAGCCTCGCGCGCTGGGGGCCTTCGCGTACCTGGTCACCTTCGGCTCGCTCCTGGGCTACAGCGCGTATGCCTACCTGATGCGGCACGCCAGCCCCTCGCTGGCCACCAGCTACGCGTACGTCAACCCGGTGGTGGCGGTGCTCCTGGGCGTCGTCTTCGCGGGCGAGACGATGAGCCCCATGGCCTGGGTCGCCATGGCCGCGATTCTCAGCGCCGTCGTGCTGCTGACACGCAAGCGCTGA